The genomic region GATTTTCCCAAATTCTGCCCGGTTATATGGCGAGTGATGGCCCGTTAGCCAGCCTGAATAGCCCCATGACACATCTGTCATGGGACGAATGCAGAACTTGCGTGTTAGGAATATCGCACCTCGCGGACCGCGCGCGCCGGGACAGATCGAGCGGCCGTTTGAGGCAGGGGATGGAGAATAACCAATGAACCGTATCAACACGCTCCGCGCGGCCCTGGTCGCGCTGCTGCCCTTGGCCGCGATCGCACTGGCAAGCCCGGCCCCCGCCCAGTCGCCGTCAGCCTCGCCCGCTCCCGCGGCGAGCCCGAACCCAACCCCGGCGCCTGCACCGTCGGCGACGCCGGTGCCCCCGCCGGCCGAGACCAAGTCGCCGGCCGACAGCCCGGCCGCAGCGCAGACCCCGACGCCGGCGCCGGCCGCCCCGGTGCAGACCGCCGATCCCTTCGGCGAGCCGTTCACGCTGGAGCCGAAGAAGGTCGTGATGCTGAAGGGCACGGCCAATTGGGATTCCGCCTTCGACGCTCTGATCGAGGCGTTCAAGCAGCTCACCGCGCTGCTCGACAAGGACGGCGTCAAGGCATCGGGCAATCCGATGATCGTCTACACCTCGACCGACGACACCGGCTTCACCTTCATCGCCGAGATCCCGGTCGATCAGGACGTCAAGAACCTCGGCAAGAACATGAGCATGGGCAATTCGCCTGACGGCAAGGCGCTGAAGTTCGTCCATCGCGGTTCCTACGACAACATGGACAACACCTATGAGGCGATCACCAATCACCTCGACGACAAGAAGCTCGAAGCCAAGGACACCTTTATCGAGGAATACATCACCGATCCGCTGAAGACCGCGGAGGACAAGCTTGTGATCAACGTCTACGTACCCCTGAAGTGAGCCAGATGACCCACCGTCTCCCCTTCGCCGCCACCCTGATCGCGACCACGCTGCTGGCCGCGCCCGTACTGGCCAATGACGACTTTCCGCCGGCGATTTCGGTCACCGGCGAGGCGACCGTGTCGGCGCCGCCCGACCAGGCGCAGCTCGACGCGGGCGTCACCACCGACGCCAAGACCGCGCGCGAAGCCGCCGACGCCAACAATGTGACGATGGGCAAGGTGCTGGCCGCGCTGAAGGGCGCCGGGATCGCGGAGAAGGACTTTCAGACCTCGCGGCTGTCGCTGCAGCCGCAATTCGCCAATCGTGGGCCGTCGTCGCCGAGCGCCCCGCCCAGCATCATCGGTTACCACGCGAGCAATCGCGTCACGATCAGGCTGCACGATGTGAGCAAGGTCGCCAGCGTCATTGACGTGCTGGTCGGCGCCGGCGCCAATGATATCGGCGGGCTCAATTTCTCGGTGTCGCAGGCCTCGAAGCTGCTCGATGACGCCCGCGAGAAGGCGATCGCCGACGCCCGCCGCAAGGCCGAAATCTACGCCAAGGCCGCCGGCGTCACGCTCGGCGCGCCCGTGAATATCGCGGAGGTCGGCTCGGCGCCGGTCCCGGTGTTCCGTCCCAAGATGGCCACGGCCGGATTCGCCGCGCCGACGCCGGTGGCGCAAGGCGAGGAAACGCTGACGGTCAATGTGAGCGTCTCCTGGGCGATCAA from Bradyrhizobium elkanii USDA 76 harbors:
- a CDS encoding SIMPL domain-containing protein, encoding MTHRLPFAATLIATTLLAAPVLANDDFPPAISVTGEATVSAPPDQAQLDAGVTTDAKTAREAADANNVTMGKVLAALKGAGIAEKDFQTSRLSLQPQFANRGPSSPSAPPSIIGYHASNRVTIRLHDVSKVASVIDVLVGAGANDIGGLNFSVSQASKLLDDAREKAIADARRKAEIYAKAAGVTLGAPVNIAEVGSAPVPVFRPKMATAGFAAPTPVAQGEETLTVNVSVSWAIKEK
- a CDS encoding GyrI-like domain-containing protein, with amino-acid sequence MNRINTLRAALVALLPLAAIALASPAPAQSPSASPAPAASPNPTPAPAPSATPVPPPAETKSPADSPAAAQTPTPAPAAPVQTADPFGEPFTLEPKKVVMLKGTANWDSAFDALIEAFKQLTALLDKDGVKASGNPMIVYTSTDDTGFTFIAEIPVDQDVKNLGKNMSMGNSPDGKALKFVHRGSYDNMDNTYEAITNHLDDKKLEAKDTFIEEYITDPLKTAEDKLVINVYVPLK